In Tachysurus fulvidraco isolate hzauxx_2018 chromosome 5, HZAU_PFXX_2.0, whole genome shotgun sequence, the genomic stretch ATCTATTTGAGCATCAGTATAAGAGCAGGCAGAGACAGGTGACTTAACTCAGGTAATAAAACAAGGTGGACAGTAATGACGATAATCACTGATGCTATGAACCGAATCTTTACAGTGAACATTTGCTGCATccaaaattttaattataaagaaaatcaataaatagCAGTTGCTTTTAGAAATAATGTCTGCCAGTGAAGTCAAAATGGAATCAATTTTACTTCACCTCACATCATCATTACATGGAGTCGGTGTTAACAAGCAAGCCAGCTAATGATAGCTTGTGTAAAACATAAAAAGGCACAGAGAACATACAAATCTTTTCCCAAGTGGGAggaaaaacatgcacacagaaaGCAACCAAAGATTAAGATCAATTCAGGGATTGTGAATAACTATTACTAACTATTTACATGTCTCCTCAATACACACACGTGCTTAAATGTGCTGAAACTTTTTCAGGAAATGGATCATGTTCAAATGTTTAATGTGACGTGACAtgcggctaagtacggtgacccatactaaGAATTTggtctctgcatttaacccatccaaagtgcacacacaccgtgaacacacacccggagtagtgggcagccatttatgctgcggcgcccagggagcagttggggggttcagtgcctcaGTCGtgggccggcccaagactcgaacacacaaccttcagGTTACGAGTCAgcctctctaaccattaggacaCGACTGCCCCAATCTTAATCAgcttttttgtgttaaaacacGTAAGCCACAACAACCCAAAGCAAGCAAACATGAATTATGTTATTCATTGAGATAAGcacatacagatacactgtatgtttctcacacacacacacacacacacacacacacacacacacacacacacacacacacacacacacacacacacacacacacacacacacacacacacacacacacacacacacacactcagatctCCTGAAGAATGTCTGCAGGGAAAAAGCCAAGCTTGCGCCCAGTGCTGACCTTCATATAGCCATTGACCTCCTCTCCTTTCTTCACCACAATCTGCACAATATACAACAGTTTCAGTATTAACAATGAAAcatatacagacaaacacaaactggGTCACTGACCATTCAAGGTCTAGTTGGGGTGCCTTGCAATTTCTTATATGTAATTAATGAAATGCACAGCAAaggaaatatatacatataaatacgtacaaacacatatataggTATACTGTAGTTGAGCATTTCTTATAAAACAAGGCATAACTCATTAGTACATCGGGTGTACACGTGTCGTATTGTACGTGTGAGACATTTTCAACCTGGTCTTTTTTTAGTGTGATTTGGCCCATCTCGCGATTCCCCACAAAGGAGCGTGTGACCTTGTACACACTCTCCCCTGAGCGCACACGGATAATGTAGTTTGCCGGGAAGAATCCAGATTTCTCTCCAACTCTACCCtgcaacagacacacacccatgcTGCATTCATAACTGCATTCTGTAATCAATCACAATGTGGTCATGATTCAATTCGATTCCATTTACGATACTGGCTTCATGATTGAATTTGATGATCAGAATATTTTGAATAAAGTTTTGATGATGCAAAATGCTAAATGAAAAGACTCCTTTTTAATCCTATATTATAAACAATGTGCATTTTTATCTGTACAcaattaaataaagcaaaagtaGTGGTTTAGTACTATTTTAACCCCAAATAGAGCTACAACTTAAGGCACAATGCCTGAGCTCAGTGGCTTCTTTCTCAGGTACCGTCACAGGGATGGTGTAGTTTGAATTCTACGCAAAGAACTTTTGaacttttaatatatatatatctgtatacagTCATGTAACCGTATAACCTATGATGTGTGCCGGCTGTTGCAGATCAGTCAGCATGCTCGATGTAGGATTTATGGGGTGTGAAGATTGGGACCTCCTGTGTTCAAAGAGTGCAACTGCTTTAGATGCATACAGTAGACTGCTGATATACACCAACATCTATTAAATGATAAGGACATACATCTTTTTGTAGATACTGCTAATGTTGCAGAAAATAAACGCCGGTCGCTGTAACTGTATACTGTATCAATTATTTAATCTAGGGCCTTATGGTCATTTTCTCATCGGCTTGGCATGTTCGAGAGAAAAACCCTCTCTCTGatgtgaaataattaaatacttacTCTCCACCACTCCTCATTGGAATCATCTAGCACTGTAACATGATCCCCaggactgaaacacacacacacaaaggtaaTTAAGGATAAACTCTGTTGCTGACCAAAGACACACTCAATGACAGTATTAATTATGGGACGAGCCTATAAACTAATAGAACATCATTTTCACTTACTGCAGGTCCACGTCATCTTTCTCAATGGCTTTAAAACAATACAGGGCCAAGTAGTAGTGTGACTGAGAGAAGACTCCAAGTTTACCCAACTGAGGCTGTTTCATCTGTAACACACCGTAAATCTTCATTTATGTCATAAATGACATCATCTATTTAGAGTTTTCATCAGAATAATTAGAGCTGGGCTGTAGGCTCTGACCTTATCATCTGTGCTTCTGTCCTTCTTTTCCATCTCTTGGCTACCTGAGCAGAGTTATGTGTGTTGTTACActtgcttacacacactcacacactcacacacacacacacacacacacacacacacacactctcacacacactcacacacacactcacacacacactcacacacacactcacacacacactcacacacacacactcacacacacacactcacacacacacacacacactctcacacacacactctcacacacacactctcgcgcacactctcgcgcacactctcgcgcacactcgcgcgcacacactcgcgcgcacactctcgcgcgcacactctcacgcacacactctcacgcacacactctcacgcacacactctcacgcacacacacacacacactcacacacacactcacacacacactcacacacacactcacacacacacacacacacacactcacacacacacacacacacacacactcacacacacacacacacacactcacacacacacacactcacacacacacacactcacacacacacacacacactcacacacacacactcacacacacacacactcacacacacacacactcacacacacacacacactcacacacacacactcacacaaacacactcacacaaacacactcacacacacacacacacacacacacacacttactaacTTTCTTTTATGaactttttaatttaaacaatgTTAGCTTTTTTAACAAATGATCATTCAAATCTGTAAGCATTACTAACAgttctctccttcctcttcctctgctttAGGTTGggattcctcttcttccatcatcatcatctatgACAATAGAAATGTTCACCAGTATACACATTAGTGTTGGGTATTAAATACAAACTCTGCTGTGTCTCACTTTATTAAAGAACTTACGTTTTTTTTCTGACCTTCTaatcctttcttcctttccttatTAGCCATTATAACTCCGATACGCAGTGTCTCAAAGACTGGGTCAGTACGGTTAGATTgtgctgaaggaaaaaaaaatgtaacataatCAATCAATATGACATCCAGACTGGCTTTAGGTGAGTAATGAAGACTGTTTGAGACTTGAGAAGGTAAACCATGTACAGAACGGAAGCAGCTCTTTAATCGTGGCATTCTGCTGACTGCTGTAGAGAGGAGAGCTGTAGGCCCGTCTAAATCCTGGAGgctgagagggagagagagagagagagagagagagagcgagagagagagagagggggagagagggggagagagagagcgagagagagacacagagacagagagagagacagagagagagacagatacagagagagagagagagagacagagacagagagagagagagagacacagagagacagagagagagagagagagacacagagagagagaatataagaGAAAGAACAGTGCAATACAGAAATCCACAACAGCATACAAAGCATGACATAAAgaaaaagttttattattaaatttgacTTTATATGAAACAAGCAGTCCAGCATATTATTACTACTCACAATTTTCCCAAAGCACTCCTGGAATTCGACGTAGCTCTGACACTGATGATGAATATTGGTCTTGCAGTTTTTACACCTCAGTGCAAATTTATTGTTAACTGCAAACAGAAAGTAGTGACTAAACATCCCAGAGCACCCCTCCCAAAAAAATCCAGTAACATCACAATGGTTCCGACTTACGAACAATCATGCGTGCACACACGTCACAGAATTGGAGCTCTTTGCAATAATGATCTTTAAACTTGTGGGGTTTATTATTGATGGGCTTGACTGGTTCCAGAGGTGGaggcttctctttctcttcttcctccaaCTCTTCATCGCAGATAAAGTAGacctgagggggaaaaaaatcatacagaGGTGTAACATGCACCATTATAAGACTATGTTAACACCACCGTCTCTATTATTAGGCACAATCTGCTTCAGTGACTTATGGGAGAactgctccgagtgtgtgttcacggtgtgtgtgtgcactttggatgagttaaatgcaaagaacgaattctgagtatgggacaccgtacttagccgtatgtcacgtcactaattttaaattttaag encodes the following:
- the LOC113643184 gene encoding SH3 and cysteine-rich domain-containing protein 3 isoform X1; this translates as MSSQSQLTLRCLSAPCCLYSSFAADLLTVMSQYYQLDKKDSLDLHDSPPVPDNIMKEDNTVYFICDEELEEEEKEKPPPLEPVKPINNKPHKFKDHYCKELQFCDVCARMIVLNNKFALRCKNCKTNIHHQCQSYVEFQECFGKIPPGFRRAYSSPLYSSQQNATIKELLPFSQSNRTDPVFETLRIGVIMANKERKKGLEGQKKNMMMMEEEESQPKAEEEEGENCSQEMEKKDRSTDDKMKQPQLGKLGVFSQSHYYLALYCFKAIEKDDVDLHPGDHVTVLDDSNEEWWRGRVGEKSGFFPANYIIRVRSGESVYKVTRSFVGNREMGQITLKKDQIVVKKGEEVNGYMKVSTGRKLGFFPADILQEI
- the LOC113643184 gene encoding SH3 and cysteine-rich domain-containing protein 3 isoform X2 encodes the protein MSSQSQLTLRCLRLDKKDSLDLHDSPPVPDNIMKEDNTVYFICDEELEEEEKEKPPPLEPVKPINNKPHKFKDHYCKELQFCDVCARMIVLNNKFALRCKNCKTNIHHQCQSYVEFQECFGKIPPGFRRAYSSPLYSSQQNATIKELLPFSQSNRTDPVFETLRIGVIMANKERKKGLEGQKKNMMMMEEEESQPKAEEEEGENCSQEMEKKDRSTDDKMKQPQLGKLGVFSQSHYYLALYCFKAIEKDDVDLHPGDHVTVLDDSNEEWWRGRVGEKSGFFPANYIIRVRSGESVYKVTRSFVGNREMGQITLKKDQIVVKKGEEVNGYMKVSTGRKLGFFPADILQEI